One window from the genome of Drosophila sechellia strain sech25 unplaced genomic scaffold, ASM438219v1 U_298, whole genome shotgun sequence encodes:
- the LOC6621242 gene encoding double-stranded RNA-specific editase 1 isoform X3: MEGKLRPLTANNKPFVFGGIYAANVQEQQSPPVASYPTPATPVAVQQPSTPVPVQVPNSSVQQQNPDADAIASKLALPVIIKEEPISVDDEPSVDIIEDNTSASGIGGKIPFKKIFQKRKKSSERTRDKKLRRNRQLRKSMLPKNALMALNEVKGVTISDFTIDINTDGGFTAVVTVNSTQYVGKGTSKMTAKNAACEKAWRDFIIAKMTPKPPRIHQVEIGAEPIDTNEDEADAPDDDLPMLNLASFAIYKLFTEWEREGYVVPEMHPSANAAQQAGGDAGTPVPAAPKEPKKPPVRTELPSGWETMHPATILCIMRPGLSYSDYGSSGDNTTGMQHLGITVDNQEFHAHGRSKKIARLNVAVKVCNSLFGTNFAYGDTA, from the exons TCCGGTGGCTTCATATCCGACACCGGCCACTCCGGTGGCTGTTCAGCAGCCATCGACTCCTGTCCCCGTTCAAGTGCCGAACTCGTCCGTCCAACAGCAAAATCCGGATGCGGACGCCATCGCCTCGAAGCTGGCCTTGCCAGTTATCATCAAGGAGGAGCCGATCTCTGTCGACGATGAACCGTCCGTCGACATTATAGAGGACAATACCAGTGCCAGCGGCATCGGGGGCAAGatcccatttaaaaagatcttCCAAAAGCGGAAGAAGTCGTCTG AACGCACTCGGGACAAGAAGCTGCGACGGAATCGCCAGCTGCGCAAGTCCATGCTCCCCAAAAACGCTCTGATGGCCCTCAACGAGGTTAAGGGCGTGACCATCAGCGATTTCACCATCGACATCAATACCGACGGGGGATTCACGGCCGTTGTCACTGTGAACTCGACTCAGTACGTGGGCAAGGGTACCTCAAAGATGACAGCCAAGAACGCGGCCTGCGAGAAGGCTTGGCgcgattttataattgcgaaGATGACGCCTAAGCCTCCCCGTATTCACCAGGTGGAGATAGGTGCGGAGCCAATAGACACTAACGAGGATGAGGCCGATGCACCGGATGATGATCTGCCCATGTTGAATCTGGCTTCGTTTGCCATCTACAAGCTGTTCACGGAGTGGGAGCGCGAGGGCTATGTCGTACCCGAGATGCACCCTTCGGCCAATGCTGCCCAGCAGGCCGGAGGGGATGCCGGAACTCCAGTTCCCGCCGCGCCGAAGGAACCAAAGAAGCCGCCAGTGCGTACGGAGCTACCCTCTGGCTGGGAGACCATGCACCCGGCGACCATTCTTTGCATT ATGCGCCCGGGACTCAGCTACTCGGACTACGGGTCATCTGGCGACAATACCACCGGCATGCAGCATCTGGGAATCACGGTGGACAACCAGGAATTCCACGCCCACGGCAGATCCAAGAAGATCGCCCGTCTCAACGTGGCCGTGAAAGTGTGCAACTCTCTGTTCGGCACAAACTTCGCCTACGGCGACACCGCTTAA
- the LOC6621242 gene encoding double-stranded RNA-specific editase 1 isoform X4 — MPLQAANVQEQQSPPVASYPTPATPVAVQQPSTPVPVQVPNSSVQQQNPDADAIASKLALPVIIKEEPISVDDEPSVDIIEDNTSASGIGGKIPFKKIFQKRKKSSERTRDKKLRRNRQLRKSMLPKNALMALNEVKGVTISDFTIDINTDGGFTAVVTVNSTQYVGKGTSKMTAKNAACEKAWRDFIIAKMTPKPPRIHQVEIGAEPIDTNEDEADAPDDDLPMLNLASFAIYKLFTEWEREGYVVPEMHPSANAAQQAGGDAGTPVPAAPKEPKKPPVRTELPSGWETMHPATILCIMRPGLSYSDYGSSGDNTTGMQHLGITVDNQEFHAHGRSKKIARLNVAVKVCNSLFGTNFAYGDTA; from the exons TCCGGTGGCTTCATATCCGACACCGGCCACTCCGGTGGCTGTTCAGCAGCCATCGACTCCTGTCCCCGTTCAAGTGCCGAACTCGTCCGTCCAACAGCAAAATCCGGATGCGGACGCCATCGCCTCGAAGCTGGCCTTGCCAGTTATCATCAAGGAGGAGCCGATCTCTGTCGACGATGAACCGTCCGTCGACATTATAGAGGACAATACCAGTGCCAGCGGCATCGGGGGCAAGatcccatttaaaaagatcttCCAAAAGCGGAAGAAGTCGTCTG AACGCACTCGGGACAAGAAGCTGCGACGGAATCGCCAGCTGCGCAAGTCCATGCTCCCCAAAAACGCTCTGATGGCCCTCAACGAGGTTAAGGGCGTGACCATCAGCGATTTCACCATCGACATCAATACCGACGGGGGATTCACGGCCGTTGTCACTGTGAACTCGACTCAGTACGTGGGCAAGGGTACCTCAAAGATGACAGCCAAGAACGCGGCCTGCGAGAAGGCTTGGCgcgattttataattgcgaaGATGACGCCTAAGCCTCCCCGTATTCACCAGGTGGAGATAGGTGCGGAGCCAATAGACACTAACGAGGATGAGGCCGATGCACCGGATGATGATCTGCCCATGTTGAATCTGGCTTCGTTTGCCATCTACAAGCTGTTCACGGAGTGGGAGCGCGAGGGCTATGTCGTACCCGAGATGCACCCTTCGGCCAATGCTGCCCAGCAGGCCGGAGGGGATGCCGGAACTCCAGTTCCCGCCGCGCCGAAGGAACCAAAGAAGCCGCCAGTGCGTACGGAGCTACCCTCTGGCTGGGAGACCATGCACCCGGCGACCATTCTTTGCATT ATGCGCCCGGGACTCAGCTACTCGGACTACGGGTCATCTGGCGACAATACCACCGGCATGCAGCATCTGGGAATCACGGTGGACAACCAGGAATTCCACGCCCACGGCAGATCCAAGAAGATCGCCCGTCTCAACGTGGCCGTGAAAGTGTGCAACTCTCTGTTCGGCACAAACTTCGCCTACGGCGACACCGCTTAA